The Dyadobacter sp. 676 DNA window CTTAAATCATTAATTTCTTCCGGTTTCATGGCATTTTCTTCCATCATAAACGAGACTACGTTACGGGGAGAGCCCTGGAAATAATGCTTCATGAGATCCGAGAATGACTGGCGGGCGTACTGTTCGCGGGAGATAGCCGGGAAATAGACATACGTTTTTCCGTACGCCTTGTGATCGATAAAACCCTTCTTTTCCAGAAGGCGCACGATGGACGAAACGGTCGTGTAAGGAGGTTTCGGTTCAGGGAGTTTTTCGATAATGTCATGCACCACACCTTCGCAGAGCTCCCACAGAATGCGCATGATATTTTCTTCTGAACGATTGAGTGGTTCCATACGCCAAAGGTATAACTAAAATTTAGTTATCAGACTTATTTTTCGTTTCAGGGAAAGTTCTTTAAGCCTGATGCATGCCCGGCATTTTCACCCTTATTTCTCGAACACCAGTGCGTCGGCCTTTACGCCGAGTTCTTCGAGTGCTTTCAGAATCGATTCCATAAATGCGTCGGGGCCGCAGACGTAGAATGGCTGGTCGAAATTCGAAATGTGCTTTTGCAGGA harbors:
- a CDS encoding BlaI/MecI/CopY family transcriptional regulator, with translation MEPLNRSEENIMRILWELCEGVVHDIIEKLPEPKPPYTTVSSIVRLLEKKGFIDHKAYGKTYVYFPAISREQYARQSFSDLMKHYFQGSPRNVVSFMMEENAMKPEEINDLRQLIDSYYPKS